The proteins below are encoded in one region of Lytechinus pictus isolate F3 Inbred chromosome 11, Lp3.0, whole genome shotgun sequence:
- the LOC129270815 gene encoding adhesion G protein-coupled receptor L1-like isoform X3, which translates to MENLFYTSVCESKTMDLRCPVGFVIYIESANFGRTDNVTCTSGPVITSECFSDNAKEIVANSCDDKSSCSIQTTDAVFDNDCPPGTQKYLEVLFACLKVPTTIAPPTTPARETTTVTTKSPTPQPRERTKQPIIITQLPNDATTLLPDGTTTMLPPVTTKAATTTIRRPPTTATTTPSTTVVQTTRKPEFCMPIVVRGVQWEHAPAGTIDVQACPPGHTGKSVGLFRLHNMGHSVSPRIT; encoded by the exons ATGGAAAACCTCTTCTACACCAGTGTATGCGAGAGCAAAACAATGGATTTACGCTGCCCCGTTGGATTCGTTATTTATATTGAATCGGCAAACTTTGGGCGTACGGACAATGTAACGTGTACGAGTGGGCCTGTGATAACCTCGGAGTGTTTTTCAGACAACGCCAAAGAAATCGTTGCCAATAG CTGCGACGACAAGTCCTCTTGTTCAATTCAGACTACGGATGCGGTTTTTGACAACGATTGCCCACCCGGCACTCAAAAATATCTCGAGGTTTTGTTTGCCTGTTTAAAAGTTC CAACGACAATAGCACCACCCACCACCCCTGCAAGAGAGACTACAACAGTCACCACAAAATCACCCACCCCACAACCCCGCGAGAGGACAAAGCAACCGATCATCATTACTCAGTTGCCTAACGATGCTACCACGCTCTTACCAGATGGTACTACCACCATGCTGCCACCTGTGACAACCaaagcagcaacaacaacaatccGTAGGCCGCctacaacagcaacaacaacaccaTCAACAACAG TTGTTCAAACCACCAGAAAACCTGAGTTCTGCATGCCAATAGTTGTGAGAGGTGTCCAGTGGGAACATGCTCCAGCAGGTACCATTGATGTGCAGGCATGTCCACCAGGTCATACAGGTAAGTCTGTGGGTCTGTTCAGACTTCAT aatatgggccatagtGTTAGTCCACGAATTACTTGA
- the LOC129270815 gene encoding adhesion G protein-coupled receptor L1-like isoform X1: MENLFYTSVCESKTMDLRCPVGFVIYIESANFGRTDNVTCTSGPVITSECFSDNAKEIVANSCDDKSSCSIQTTDAVFDNDCPPGTQKYLEVLFACLKVPTTIAPPTTPARETTTVTTKSPTPQPRERTKQPIIITQLPNDATTLLPDGTTTMLPPVTTKAATTTIRRPPTTATTTPSTTVVQTTRKPEFCMPIVVRGVQWEHAPAGTIDVQACPPGHTGKSVGLFRLHVKVIGPYSEVGFNLNSGLKLWFKYG; encoded by the exons ATGGAAAACCTCTTCTACACCAGTGTATGCGAGAGCAAAACAATGGATTTACGCTGCCCCGTTGGATTCGTTATTTATATTGAATCGGCAAACTTTGGGCGTACGGACAATGTAACGTGTACGAGTGGGCCTGTGATAACCTCGGAGTGTTTTTCAGACAACGCCAAAGAAATCGTTGCCAATAG CTGCGACGACAAGTCCTCTTGTTCAATTCAGACTACGGATGCGGTTTTTGACAACGATTGCCCACCCGGCACTCAAAAATATCTCGAGGTTTTGTTTGCCTGTTTAAAAGTTC CAACGACAATAGCACCACCCACCACCCCTGCAAGAGAGACTACAACAGTCACCACAAAATCACCCACCCCACAACCCCGCGAGAGGACAAAGCAACCGATCATCATTACTCAGTTGCCTAACGATGCTACCACGCTCTTACCAGATGGTACTACCACCATGCTGCCACCTGTGACAACCaaagcagcaacaacaacaatccGTAGGCCGCctacaacagcaacaacaacaccaTCAACAACAG TTGTTCAAACCACCAGAAAACCTGAGTTCTGCATGCCAATAGTTGTGAGAGGTGTCCAGTGGGAACATGCTCCAGCAGGTACCATTGATGTGCAGGCATGTCCACCAGGTCATACAGGTAAGTCTGTGGGTCTGTTCAGACTTCATGTAAAagtcataggcccgtattctgaagtcgggtttaacttaaactcaggtttaaagttgtggtttaagtatggatag
- the LOC129270815 gene encoding latrophilin-like protein 1 isoform X2 → MENLFYTSVCESKTMDLRCPVGFVIYIESANFGRTDNVTCTSGPVITSECFSDNAKEIVANSCDDKSSCSIQTTDAVFDNDCPPGTQKYLEVLFACLKVPPPTTPARETTTVTTKSPTPQPRERTKQPIIITQLPNDATTLLPDGTTTMLPPVTTKAATTTIRRPPTTATTTPSTTVVQTTRKPEFCMPIVVRGVQWEHAPAGTIDVQACPPGHTGKSVGLFRLHVKVIGPYSEVGFNLNSGLKLWFKYG, encoded by the exons ATGGAAAACCTCTTCTACACCAGTGTATGCGAGAGCAAAACAATGGATTTACGCTGCCCCGTTGGATTCGTTATTTATATTGAATCGGCAAACTTTGGGCGTACGGACAATGTAACGTGTACGAGTGGGCCTGTGATAACCTCGGAGTGTTTTTCAGACAACGCCAAAGAAATCGTTGCCAATAG CTGCGACGACAAGTCCTCTTGTTCAATTCAGACTACGGATGCGGTTTTTGACAACGATTGCCCACCCGGCACTCAAAAATATCTCGAGGTTTTGTTTGCCTGTTTAAAAGTTC CACCACCCACCACCCCTGCAAGAGAGACTACAACAGTCACCACAAAATCACCCACCCCACAACCCCGCGAGAGGACAAAGCAACCGATCATCATTACTCAGTTGCCTAACGATGCTACCACGCTCTTACCAGATGGTACTACCACCATGCTGCCACCTGTGACAACCaaagcagcaacaacaacaatccGTAGGCCGCctacaacagcaacaacaacaccaTCAACAACAG TTGTTCAAACCACCAGAAAACCTGAGTTCTGCATGCCAATAGTTGTGAGAGGTGTCCAGTGGGAACATGCTCCAGCAGGTACCATTGATGTGCAGGCATGTCCACCAGGTCATACAGGTAAGTCTGTGGGTCTGTTCAGACTTCATGTAAAagtcataggcccgtattctgaagtcgggtttaacttaaactcaggtttaaagttgtggtttaagtatggatag